In the Andrena cerasifolii isolate SP2316 chromosome 3, iyAndCera1_principal, whole genome shotgun sequence genome, ttattataatattaccacatatgctttaaactgaataaacgttcttattctaaataacgcttcgaattattgtagtgatccttcggttacggaattaccgaatcataacaagctactgcaacaactgatctcggttcgcgaactccgggatttcttacagtgtttacaaggcttactttcgtataggccttgtacgaccataccgttacctctattacaaagaaatataacgcgaggtttcttgtattaatgcaacggtaaatccaattatcaggactttaaatacccatgcttgtgtctaacgggtgtcactctggtgcttgattactgctttaccttccctggttgcttgtgccgcgaagctggttttcgtgccaaaactcccatcgttcctagtgccgcgaaactggttttcgtgcctaactcccatcgttcctagtgccgcgaaactggttttcgtgcctaacgcccatcgttcctagtgccgcgaaacttgttttcgtgcctaactcctgcctcacttagtgccgcgaagttggttttcgtgcctaaactccctcaactagccttgtgtcgcgaaactggttttcgtgccaaggcttcctcccgatctaccccaactatgtcattcccctaaaaaggccttcacccgggacgtgacacagtaatatttttatagcaAAAAAGAGAAACATGTAAGTTTACCCATTATCATGAGGTTGGGTCGGCGCTGTACTCTGCTGCAACGGCTCACTGTGGATCACAGTGGCGCGTGCAGACGACGTTGTCCCTGGATCTGCGAATGCTTCGAAGACAGGAACATCGGCGGCATACGTATCCTGAAACATATTATCCGAGTTAACAATAGGAACACCGTTTGACGTTGTTGGACCGTCTTCCTGCATGATAATCGACAAATCCTGGATGTCCTGGTTGATGGTTGGTCTCGGCGCGGTCGACGTCCTTCGCCGTTTCGGAGTTTCCTCCTCCGAAGATGTTGTTTGGTAACGTGTGGGTTTGGTAACCACACGTTTCTCTCTTTGGCTCATGTCGgtctgtaagtaaaaaaagtacATGTTACAATACTTAACAAAGGCGTGTTAGctgttttttacattttacatgcaATATTTTATGCACCACCTATTCAAGACGAACCTGTATAACGTCCTACTTAATAAGTGGAGTGTAACTCTACAAAGGCTACAACAGTAGAAAACGTGAAAATGACCCATGCAGAAACATTCGAACCAAACGATAAAATAACTCATCACCAGAGATTAACAAGGATACGTGTAAGTATGGTTTTACTTGTGAAGAGCAGtacaaaagaagaaaatgtaaatattatagcACGTCACTCACCAGAAAATAGTCGTAACTTACCAAAAACAGGAGACGAAACTGAATagggaaaacgattttttttttttttacatggtgGAAATCCCTAACGAATATCTCACCCCCGTGGGAGGGGTAagattatgtggggcttgcacccactaaaaccacCATGGTGACCACCTGACGCGAGAGGCTTACACAAGGGAGAGGGACTGACAACGAGATACTTctaacgaaaataaatattgaagaatttgaatactACGACTTCTCGCTGTGTGTAATAACGGCAACGACATAACTACGGGTTTCTAAGGGAATGGGGTCGCCGTTATTGCCAATAGGCGTACTACCGTAAAAAGGAATTCTATAACATTTAGCGCGAACCTGATTGGGGGAGATGTTTAGAATTTCAGGGCTCAATCTGGCGCATTTATATACACCAAGAGCCGAAGACATTATGCCGAGATCATAAAAATCATCGACctctagaaattttttaatacctaaACTATAGGAGTTATCGGAGGACAtgctaatattaaaaattaagcagATGGAACCGTCGACTGAGATGAAACAATTATCGCGAACATTTATGCCCAGAGAAATGCTATTGAACTTTATCTTGTGGTATTGAGAAGAATTGGTGTTGTTACTAAGCGGTCTAGATACGCGAATAGAGGAATCGATATTGCAATGAATATTTGTGCCGTGAAGTTGTCTCTCCCTCATCCTATTGGAATATTGTTGGAGAGGAAGACTTGGCTTTCTAAGAAATTTACTAAATATGGACATGTTATTTTCATAAGGAAAAGCAGAATATGAATCTAAATTACCGAGACGTCTGACATCGTTGGTTAAATGAAGAAGGCCATGGACGTTATAGCTATTAAAAGTTGGGCCATAAAGTTCTTCGATACGAAGAACAAATTTCTGCAAAGCTAACTCTGCGAAACTCAAGTGTTGGATCGAAGGGGATTCTGAAACTAAAACCCGTATGGCCgcgtgtaataaaaaaaatgcatgtATACGGTTTTCGCCAGTACACGATTCAGTATAACTGGCCCTGTATACAGAAGGAACTGACGAAATTCGGTGGCTTTATATTTAGAGCATTATTCAATAGCTCTGGGACGTCTAGCAAAGTCTGAGGGGCGATATCTGCTAAGACTATTCAATCTCGCAGACAGTAAAGAAATATCTGCGCGGCGCAATTTTGAGAAAGGTGAATAGTCTCCATGCACCCACGCAGACAACAGTTTCTTCACTACGCCCAAACATACAAGATGCATATACTCGAAAGGTACTTGCGAAACCATTCCCATCGGTAGCGATGACAATGGGTATGTACCTTCCTTGTGATGCTTCTGGTCTAACCGTCTAATGTAATCCTCGTAGATTCGAGATGAATGGTTTATCCCATCGAAAGCGTAATGCTTACCGTTCAGGGTACCAGAAACCGTACATTTGGAACAAGGACGGATAGACATATGCCCACGATGATTTAATGCAAATGCTCGAGCTGCTGCGTCAGCAATGAAACATCTCAATCGTACGGGCAACTCAatagaatgaaaatttatgcctcCGTTGGACATGATGGCCCTGACGTGAGCAATAAATTTcttaaa is a window encoding:
- the LOC143367011 gene encoding LOW QUALITY PROTEIN: uncharacterized protein LOC143367011 (The sequence of the model RefSeq protein was modified relative to this genomic sequence to represent the inferred CDS: inserted 1 base in 1 codon; substituted 1 base at 1 genomic stop codon); this encodes MSNGGINFHSIELPVRLRCFIADAAARAFALNHRGHMSIRPCSKCTVSGTLNGKHYAFDGINHSSRIYEDYIRRLDQKHHKEGTYPLSSLPMGMVSQVPFEYMHLVCLGVVKKLLSAWVHGDYSPFSKLRRADISLLSARLNSLSRYRPSDFARRPRAIEXCSKYKATEFRQFLLYTGPVILNRVLAKTVYMHFXLLHAAIRVLVSESPSIQHLSFAELALQKFVLRIEELYGPTFNSYNVHGLLHLTNDVRRLGNLDSYSAFPYENNMSIFSKFLRKPSLPLQQYSNRMRERQLHGTNIHCNIDSSIRVSRPLSNNTNSSQYHKIKFNSISLGINVRDNCFISVDGSICLIFNISMSSDNSYSLGIKKFLEVDDFYDLGIMSSALGVYKCARLSPEILNISPNQVRAKCYRIPFYGSTPIGNNGDPIPLETRSYVVAVITHSEKS